The Laribacter hongkongensis DSM 14985 genome has a window encoding:
- a CDS encoding arsenic resistance protein, translating into MSTQCEVTAQAASQARMSIFERFLTIWVFLCIVTGIAAGQMAPGLFQTIGRLEVAQVNLPVGLLIWVMIIPMLVKVDFGALHEVKQHVRGIGVTLFINWLVKPFSMAFLGWLFVRHLFAPMLPAEQLDSYVAGLILLAAAPCTAMVFVWSRLSKGDPLFTLSQVAMKTQLWCSPSPPSSPSCWASRP; encoded by the coding sequence ATGTCTACTCAGTGCGAAGTCACTGCCCAGGCCGCATCTCAAGCACGAATGAGCATATTCGAACGCTTCCTAACCATCTGGGTCTTCCTCTGCATCGTCACCGGAATCGCTGCCGGCCAGATGGCTCCCGGTTTGTTTCAGACCATTGGCCGGCTTGAAGTCGCCCAAGTCAATTTGCCCGTTGGCTTGCTCATCTGGGTGATGATTATCCCGATGTTGGTAAAAGTGGATTTTGGTGCCTTACACGAGGTCAAACAGCATGTCCGCGGCATCGGCGTAACGCTGTTCATCAATTGGTTAGTCAAGCCGTTCTCCATGGCCTTTCTTGGCTGGTTGTTTGTTCGCCACCTGTTCGCTCCTATGCTGCCAGCGGAGCAGCTAGACAGCTATGTTGCCGGACTTATCTTATTGGCTGCCGCACCCTGTACTGCGATGGTTTTCGTCTGGAGTCGGCTGTCCAAGGGAGACCCACTGTTTACGCTGTCCCAAGTGGCCATGAAGACACAATTATGGTGTTCGCCTTCGCCCCCGTCGTCGC